In the Enterococcus saigonensis genome, one interval contains:
- a CDS encoding DUF871 domain-containing protein encodes MFGFSIFLNETLSQQQKKYVTQMAQAGFKGVFTSLHIPEDDATKYKERLCQLGSWCQELKLDLMVDISGNALVKAGFQMENVAKLTEFGVTGLRMDYHISNQQIASFSHQLKIALNASTVTQADIDDLKTAQANFSNLEAWHNYYPRPETGLAQEWFLEKNRWLKANGFTIQAFVPGDDNVRGPLYEGLPTLEKDRYRHPLACALWQKEAAVDFIYIGDGGLKERTKKQFEGFINNNEILLHVHDCGTEYFSYILGEHTNRLDEAQAVIRSADARFREIPHIVAKNTVPRTLGSVTVDNEKYLRYAGEIQICQQELPANDKINVVAEVMPEEKDLVRHIKGGMKFKLEQMEEEDE; translated from the coding sequence TTGTTTGGCTTTTCAATTTTTTTAAATGAGACACTGTCCCAACAGCAAAAAAAATATGTTACGCAAATGGCACAAGCTGGATTCAAAGGTGTGTTTACTTCCTTGCATATTCCTGAAGATGATGCAACAAAATATAAAGAGCGCCTATGCCAGTTAGGGAGTTGGTGTCAGGAATTGAAGCTAGATTTAATGGTAGATATTTCGGGCAATGCGTTGGTTAAAGCTGGTTTTCAAATGGAAAATGTAGCTAAGCTGACAGAGTTTGGTGTGACGGGTTTACGTATGGATTACCATATTAGCAATCAACAAATCGCCAGTTTTAGTCACCAACTGAAGATAGCGTTAAATGCTAGTACAGTTACACAAGCAGATATTGATGATTTAAAAACTGCACAAGCTAATTTCTCTAATTTAGAAGCTTGGCACAATTATTATCCGCGTCCAGAAACGGGCTTAGCACAAGAATGGTTTTTAGAAAAGAATCGCTGGCTAAAAGCTAATGGTTTTACAATTCAAGCATTTGTACCAGGAGATGATAATGTAAGAGGCCCGCTTTATGAAGGGCTACCTACATTAGAAAAAGATCGTTACCGACATCCTTTGGCTTGCGCTTTATGGCAAAAAGAAGCAGCGGTTGATTTCATTTATATTGGTGACGGAGGTCTAAAAGAGCGAACAAAAAAACAATTTGAAGGTTTTATAAATAACAACGAAATTTTATTGCATGTTCATGATTGTGGAACCGAATATTTTTCTTATATTTTAGGGGAACATACCAATCGACTTGATGAAGCACAAGCAGTTATTCGTAGCGCCGACGCAAGATTTCGGGAAATTCCACACATTGTAGCAAAAAATACAGTACCCCGCACATTGGGTAGTGTAACAGTAGACAATGAAAAGTATTTGCGCTATGCAGGTGAAATTCAGATTTGTCAACAAGAGCTACCAGCCAATGACAAGATTAATGTAGTGGCTGAAGTTATGCCAGAAGAAAAAGATTTAGTTCGTCACATTAAAGGTGGCATGAAATTTAAACTAGAACAGATGGAGGAAGAAGATGAGTAA
- a CDS encoding NAD-dependent protein deacylase: MTTIANAVQMINTAKKITFLTGAGVSTPSGIPDYRSLKGVYQGIDQPEYLLSHDCLVREPKKFYRFVKQLYHPQARPNIIHQKIAALAEKKPVWVVSQNIDGLHDKAKTPRVVNFHGNLYDVYCCKCHQKVLWENYLIRDTHENCGGHLRPNIVLYGEGFKEDVINQAIHAVKAADLIVIIGTSFQVAPFNQLLNYRDSAAKVMAINQTALAIQEPFTMIQCAAEDLFNEINI; encoded by the coding sequence ATGACAACAATAGCAAATGCAGTACAAATGATTAATACAGCAAAAAAAATTACTTTTTTGACGGGTGCGGGTGTTTCGACACCGTCGGGGATTCCAGATTATCGCTCTTTAAAAGGAGTGTACCAGGGGATTGACCAGCCAGAATATTTATTGAGTCACGATTGTCTTGTGCGGGAGCCAAAAAAATTTTATCGATTTGTTAAACAGCTCTATCATCCGCAAGCAAGGCCTAATATTATTCATCAAAAAATTGCAGCTTTAGCTGAAAAAAAGCCGGTGTGGGTTGTTTCCCAAAATATTGATGGTCTACATGATAAAGCGAAAACGCCTCGTGTTGTAAATTTTCATGGCAATTTATATGATGTCTATTGTTGTAAATGTCATCAAAAGGTTCTGTGGGAAAACTATTTAATTCGTGATACCCACGAAAATTGTGGCGGACACTTACGACCAAATATTGTCTTATACGGCGAAGGATTTAAAGAGGATGTAATTAACCAGGCCATTCATGCAGTTAAAGCTGCAGATTTAATAGTAATTATCGGCACTAGTTTTCAAGTAGCACCATTTAACCAACTGCTGAACTATCGTGATAGTGCAGCAAAAGTTATGGCAATCAATCAAACGGCTCTTGCTATTCAGGAACCGTTTACCATGATACAATGTGCGGCAGAAGATTTGTTTAATGAAATTAATATTTAG
- a CDS encoding glucose PTS transporter subunit IIA — MAKEELSLEQLAKEIYKGAGGMNNVESVTHCMTRVRMSVRDRDEVNEAQLKAIPGVLGVVDDEQLQVIIGPGKVNKVAKEMASQAGVSLGEEIKATTSGKDALNQKAAEMKAAQKAKQKQSPFKALLKDISNIFVPMIPAFVGAGLVAGIASVLANMVTAGRLDAATWQQYIDVMNILKNGMFSFLVIYTGVNAAQVFGATPTLGGVIGGVVTLTGMNPEAPITNLFNGQPLAPQQGGILGVIFAVWLLSKVEKKLHDIVPEAIDIIVTPTISLLVIGLAEIFLIMPLAGFVSNGLVGGINWILNVGGAFSGFVLGASFLPMVMFGLHQILTPIHIQMIEATGSTQLLPILAMAGAGQVGAALALWIRLRKDKELTEMIKGALPVGILGIGEPLIYGVTLPLGKPFITACIGGGVGGAVIGALGNVGATAIGPSGAALIPLIANGHWLGYVLGLLAGYAGGFVATYFFGIPKEKLAAEKMAEEKTTTNSPVQTTAPASEVAATTEFFAVANGEVKPVSESTDAVFSQKMMGEGYFVVPKEGTIYAPVTGTISSVFPTKHAVGITTDNGLEVLLHMGVNTVELEGKPFDLKVAEGQKVTPDTIVADVDLAAIKAAGKGTDMLVLVTNMDKVKNDILEKVGNTEAKTPVMKVEV; from the coding sequence ATGGCAAAAGAAGAATTAAGTTTGGAACAATTGGCAAAAGAGATTTACAAAGGCGCCGGTGGCATGAACAATGTTGAAAGCGTAACCCATTGCATGACACGCGTAAGAATGTCGGTTCGTGATCGCGATGAAGTCAATGAAGCACAATTAAAAGCGATTCCAGGTGTATTGGGTGTTGTAGATGATGAACAGTTACAAGTAATTATTGGTCCTGGCAAAGTAAATAAAGTTGCAAAGGAAATGGCGAGTCAAGCAGGTGTTTCTTTGGGAGAAGAGATTAAGGCTACGACAAGTGGTAAAGATGCTCTTAATCAAAAAGCAGCAGAAATGAAAGCAGCACAAAAAGCCAAACAAAAACAATCACCGTTTAAAGCACTTTTAAAAGATATTTCAAATATTTTCGTTCCAATGATTCCAGCTTTTGTTGGCGCTGGTTTAGTTGCGGGGATTGCCTCTGTCTTAGCTAACATGGTAACTGCTGGTCGTTTAGACGCAGCAACCTGGCAACAATATATTGATGTCATGAATATTTTGAAAAACGGGATGTTCTCTTTTCTAGTCATTTATACAGGTGTGAATGCAGCACAAGTTTTTGGTGCTACACCAACGCTTGGTGGGGTAATCGGTGGTGTCGTAACATTAACTGGGATGAATCCAGAAGCACCAATTACCAATCTTTTCAATGGGCAACCTTTAGCGCCACAACAAGGTGGTATTTTAGGTGTTATTTTTGCAGTATGGTTACTTTCAAAAGTTGAGAAAAAATTACATGATATTGTACCAGAAGCAATTGACATTATTGTAACACCAACCATTTCGTTACTTGTTATCGGTTTAGCTGAAATTTTCTTAATTATGCCGTTAGCCGGTTTTGTTTCAAACGGATTAGTTGGCGGAATTAACTGGATTTTAAACGTTGGTGGTGCCTTCTCTGGTTTTGTATTAGGAGCAAGTTTCTTGCCAATGGTTATGTTTGGTTTACACCAAATTTTAACACCAATTCATATTCAAATGATTGAAGCGACAGGTAGCACACAATTACTACCAATCTTAGCAATGGCTGGTGCGGGTCAAGTTGGGGCTGCTTTAGCATTGTGGATTCGTTTACGTAAAGATAAAGAATTAACAGAAATGATCAAAGGTGCATTGCCAGTTGGTATTTTGGGAATTGGTGAACCATTAATTTACGGAGTAACACTACCATTAGGGAAACCATTTATTACGGCTTGTATCGGTGGTGGTGTTGGTGGCGCGGTAATTGGTGCTTTAGGTAACGTTGGTGCAACAGCAATTGGTCCTTCTGGGGCAGCTTTAATTCCATTAATTGCCAACGGCCATTGGTTAGGTTATGTATTGGGCTTATTGGCAGGTTATGCTGGCGGATTTGTGGCAACTTACTTCTTTGGTATTCCAAAAGAAAAATTAGCTGCTGAAAAAATGGCAGAAGAAAAAACAACGACAAACTCCCCTGTACAAACAACAGCACCTGCTAGCGAAGTAGCAGCAACAACTGAATTCTTTGCTGTGGCAAATGGCGAAGTAAAACCTGTTTCAGAATCTACAGATGCAGTTTTCTCACAAAAGATGATGGGTGAAGGTTACTTTGTTGTACCAAAAGAAGGTACAATTTATGCACCAGTAACGGGGACAATTTCATCAGTATTTCCAACTAAACACGCAGTGGGGATTACAACGGATAATGGTTTAGAGGTTTTACTGCACATGGGTGTTAACACGGTTGAATTAGAAGGTAAACCATTTGATTTGAAAGTAGCGGAAGGTCAAAAAGTAACACCAGACACTATTGTCGCAGACGTTGACTTAGCAGCAATTAAAGCAGCTGGTAAAGGCACAGATATGTTAGTCTTAGTGACAAACATGGACAAAGTTAAAAACGATATTTTAGAAAAAGTCGGAAATACCGAAGCGAAAACACCGGTTATGAAAGTAGAAGTATAA
- a CDS encoding transcription repressor NadR, protein MEGKKRREEIAEQLKTTQKPISATKFAQQFSVSRQIIVGDIALMRAAGLEIKATARGYLLQEKRQGKLSKIAVQHGANQTNEELNLIVENGGEIVDVIVEHDIYGELTGNLQIKTPGDIAAFMKKYQQSKVSLLSALTNGIHLHTIAYEKDEDLVAIKAALAQAKILYQE, encoded by the coding sequence ATGGAAGGAAAAAAACGGCGCGAAGAAATTGCGGAGCAGTTAAAAACGACACAAAAGCCAATTAGTGCAACAAAGTTTGCCCAGCAATTTTCTGTCAGTCGCCAAATTATTGTGGGGGATATCGCTTTAATGCGAGCTGCCGGATTGGAAATAAAAGCTACTGCTCGTGGCTATTTACTGCAAGAAAAACGGCAAGGCAAGTTAAGTAAGATTGCCGTGCAGCACGGTGCAAATCAAACAAACGAAGAATTAAATCTGATTGTGGAAAATGGTGGCGAGATAGTCGATGTCATTGTTGAACATGACATTTATGGTGAATTAACGGGTAACTTACAAATAAAGACACCAGGAGATATCGCTGCATTTATGAAAAAATACCAACAATCAAAGGTTAGTTTACTTTCAGCGCTAACCAATGGGATTCATTTGCACACCATTGCTTATGAAAAAGATGAAGACTTAGTTGCTATTAAAGCTGCTTTAGCACAAGCAAAAATTTTATATCAAGAATAA
- a CDS encoding GntR family transcriptional regulator — translation MAGKKLSIPRYQQIAVEIAERIVENRYKEGEKIHARSTLASNFNVSPETARKAINVLVDLGIMDVRHGSGAYVSSREKAQSFLEQYKDVSSIQEIKNDILDSVERQQQELENFSGLLDTLVNQTRRIQQTAPFLPYEIQLDETANHLNESIKDLNIWQETGATVVALQHEDRLLLSPGPYAKFEVGETVFFVGDELVFQRMKNFFYPEKDKY, via the coding sequence GTGGCTGGAAAAAAATTAAGCATCCCTCGATATCAACAGATTGCTGTTGAAATTGCAGAACGAATTGTTGAAAACCGGTATAAAGAGGGGGAAAAAATCCACGCTCGTTCCACTTTAGCGAGTAATTTTAATGTTTCGCCTGAAACAGCCAGAAAAGCAATTAACGTTTTAGTTGATCTTGGCATTATGGATGTAAGGCATGGTAGTGGTGCCTATGTTTCTTCGCGGGAAAAAGCGCAGAGTTTCCTAGAGCAATATAAAGATGTTAGTTCGATTCAAGAGATAAAAAATGACATTTTGGACAGTGTTGAAAGACAACAACAAGAGCTGGAAAATTTTTCCGGTCTACTGGACACATTAGTAAACCAAACTAGACGCATTCAACAGACTGCGCCATTTTTGCCTTATGAAATTCAGTTGGATGAAACGGCAAATCATTTAAATGAATCTATTAAAGATCTGAATATCTGGCAAGAAACTGGGGCAACAGTAGTAGCCTTACAGCACGAAGATCGTTTGCTGTTATCTCCAGGGCCATATGCAAAATTTGAAGTCGGCGAAACAGTTTTTTTTGTAGGCGATGAATTAGTGTTTCAACGGATGAAGAACTTTTTTTATCCCGAAAAAGATAAATATTAA
- a CDS encoding quaternary amine ABC transporter ATP-binding protein — protein MSKVKVEHLTKIFGKKQQQALAMMKEHKSKTEILEKTGATVGVYDANFEVNEGEIFVIMGLSGSGKSTLIRLLNRLIDPTDGEIYIDGEDIAKMNKESLQEVRRNKINMVFQSFALFPHRTILENTELGLEIRGVAKDERRKKAEQALENSSLIAFKDQYPEQLSGGMQQRVGLARALANNPEILLMDEAFSALDPLIRREMQDELLDLQENVKKTIIFITHDLNEALRIGDRIALMKDGQIMQIGTGEEILTNPANQYVRDFVEDVDRSKVLTAQNIMEPAITMNIEADGPNVALNRMRKEGVSMLLAVDRKRKLKGSLTALKALEARKEQLPLKEVIDKNVKKIPQDMLVTDIFDVIKDAEAPLAVVDDKDKLLGVVIRGSVIEALAQTGDKEVEFVG, from the coding sequence ATGAGTAAAGTGAAAGTAGAACACTTAACAAAAATTTTTGGTAAAAAGCAACAACAAGCTCTTGCCATGATGAAAGAACATAAAAGTAAAACTGAAATTTTAGAAAAAACCGGTGCAACAGTCGGTGTTTACGATGCAAATTTTGAAGTAAATGAAGGGGAGATTTTCGTAATTATGGGCCTTTCAGGGTCTGGTAAGTCGACGCTAATTCGTTTATTAAATCGTTTAATTGATCCGACTGATGGCGAAATTTACATTGATGGTGAAGATATTGCAAAGATGAACAAAGAATCTTTACAAGAAGTTCGACGCAATAAAATCAATATGGTATTTCAAAGTTTTGCTTTATTTCCACATCGCACAATTTTGGAAAATACGGAGTTGGGCTTAGAGATTCGTGGTGTTGCTAAAGACGAACGCCGCAAAAAAGCAGAACAAGCTTTAGAAAATTCTAGTTTAATTGCCTTTAAGGATCAATATCCAGAGCAACTTTCTGGTGGGATGCAACAACGGGTAGGTTTGGCTCGAGCGCTTGCGAACAATCCTGAAATTTTATTGATGGATGAAGCCTTTTCGGCATTAGATCCATTAATTCGGCGAGAAATGCAAGATGAATTATTAGACTTACAGGAAAATGTAAAAAAAACCATTATCTTTATTACCCATGATTTAAATGAAGCCTTGCGAATTGGTGATCGGATCGCATTGATGAAAGATGGGCAAATCATGCAGATTGGTACTGGCGAAGAAATTTTAACAAATCCAGCCAACCAATATGTTCGTGATTTTGTCGAAGATGTTGATCGCTCAAAAGTGCTAACTGCGCAAAATATCATGGAACCAGCAATTACCATGAATATTGAAGCAGATGGGCCAAATGTGGCATTAAATCGGATGCGCAAAGAAGGCGTTAGTATGTTGTTAGCTGTTGATCGCAAGCGTAAGTTAAAGGGGAGTTTAACAGCTTTAAAAGCTTTAGAAGCGCGCAAGGAACAGTTGCCACTAAAAGAAGTTATTGATAAAAATGTCAAGAAAATTCCTCAAGATATGTTAGTAACTGATATTTTTGATGTGATTAAAGATGCAGAAGCACCTTTAGCTGTAGTTGATGACAAAGATAAATTACTCGGTGTGGTCATTCGCGGTAGCGTGATTGAAGCATTAGCTCAAACAGGAGACAAGGAGGTGGAATTTGTTGGATAA
- a CDS encoding chorismate mutase, giving the protein MASEKEKMIAGELYFSEDPELVSERKFAREQMYLINSEADAAIRSQLLKETFGHVAGNIYMEPTIQFDYGYNISVGKNFYANFNCVLLDVCPITIGDNCMIAPNVQLLTATHPLNPVKRNSGLESGKPITIGNNAWLGAGAIILPGITLGNNVVVAAGSVVTKSYPDNVVVAGNPARVIKELVDDSEENPLEKARKEINHIDQELVKLLEKRMAAVSQIAAFKKEQNQPVLDSKREKAVLQKVAETINKVEYKETITSTFADIMKHSRNYQQKKLTEGD; this is encoded by the coding sequence ATGGCGAGTGAAAAAGAAAAAATGATTGCAGGTGAATTATATTTTTCAGAAGATCCTGAATTAGTGAGTGAACGTAAATTTGCCAGAGAACAGATGTATTTGATTAATAGCGAAGCAGACGCAGCAATTCGTAGTCAGCTATTAAAAGAAACGTTTGGCCATGTGGCAGGAAATATTTATATGGAACCCACTATTCAATTTGATTATGGCTACAATATTTCGGTAGGGAAAAATTTTTATGCTAACTTTAATTGTGTTTTATTAGATGTCTGTCCGATTACAATTGGAGACAATTGCATGATTGCGCCAAACGTCCAGCTTCTTACGGCAACGCATCCTTTAAACCCTGTTAAACGCAATAGTGGATTAGAAAGTGGCAAACCAATTACAATTGGTAATAATGCATGGTTAGGTGCAGGAGCAATTATTTTACCAGGGATCACTTTAGGAAATAATGTAGTAGTAGCTGCAGGTAGTGTGGTCACTAAATCTTATCCAGATAATGTGGTTGTAGCTGGAAATCCAGCGCGGGTGATTAAAGAGCTTGTAGATGATAGTGAAGAAAATCCATTGGAAAAAGCTCGTAAAGAAATCAATCACATTGATCAAGAGTTGGTGAAGCTGCTTGAAAAACGAATGGCAGCAGTTAGTCAAATTGCTGCTTTCAAAAAAGAGCAGAACCAACCAGTCTTGGATTCAAAACGAGAAAAAGCTGTTTTACAAAAAGTTGCCGAAACAATCAACAAGGTAGAATACAAGGAGACGATTACATCAACTTTTGCCGATATTATGAAACATTCGCGTAACTATCAACAGAAAAAATTGACAGAAGGTGATTAA
- the murQ gene encoding N-acetylmuramic acid 6-phosphate etherase codes for MSKINLENLTTERRNEATFGLDEMSVKEACQKMNQEDQKVALAVEKELDSIEKVVEATIAAFKKGGRLIYMGAGTSGRLGVLDAAECVPTFGVEPEMVVGLIAGGDKAMTVAVEGAEDSAELGANDLHELKLSENDMVVGIAASGRTPYVIGGLDYARQVGAATGTISCNKDAEISKHAQFPIEVDCGPEFLTGSTRLKSGTAQKLILNMISTISMIGIGKVYNNLMVDVKATNEKLVERSKRIIMQATDVDYETAARFFTAADENVKLAIVMILTDSDKKAAAEKLVAADGFVKQTLN; via the coding sequence ATGAGTAAGATTAATTTGGAAAACCTAACAACAGAGCGCCGTAATGAAGCAACTTTTGGATTAGATGAAATGTCTGTTAAAGAAGCTTGTCAAAAAATGAATCAAGAAGATCAAAAGGTTGCCCTTGCAGTTGAAAAAGAATTGGACAGCATTGAAAAAGTAGTCGAAGCAACGATTGCAGCCTTCAAAAAAGGAGGACGTCTAATTTATATGGGCGCTGGTACTTCAGGACGCTTAGGCGTCTTAGATGCCGCAGAATGTGTTCCGACTTTTGGTGTTGAACCAGAAATGGTGGTAGGTCTTATTGCTGGTGGAGACAAAGCAATGACTGTGGCTGTTGAAGGAGCTGAAGATTCAGCAGAACTTGGTGCCAATGACTTACACGAGTTGAAATTAAGTGAAAACGATATGGTTGTGGGGATCGCAGCAAGCGGACGGACACCTTATGTTATTGGTGGTTTAGATTATGCACGTCAAGTTGGAGCAGCTACCGGTACAATATCATGTAATAAAGATGCAGAAATTTCTAAACATGCGCAATTTCCAATTGAAGTTGATTGTGGTCCTGAGTTTTTAACAGGTTCAACGCGCCTAAAATCTGGAACAGCGCAAAAATTAATTTTAAATATGATTTCCACGATTTCAATGATTGGTATCGGAAAAGTATATAACAACTTGATGGTCGATGTAAAAGCAACTAATGAAAAACTAGTTGAACGCTCAAAACGTATTATCATGCAGGCAACTGACGTAGACTACGAAACAGCAGCTCGCTTCTTTACAGCAGCTGACGAAAATGTTAAATTAGCCATCGTTATGATTTTGACAGATAGTGATAAAAAAGCTGCAGCCGAAAAATTAGTGGCAGCAGATGGTTTTGTAAAACAAACTTTGAACTAA
- a CDS encoding EamA family transporter — MWFVAALITILAWGTADLFYKKGNDPNDSHSAMKTTIMVGIVMGLHVLFYYVIYEGIRYDWHNLILYLPVSAMYILSMAIGYFGLRYIEVSISSPISNSSGAVTAVLGFLIMGNSVSWLQFVAIFIILIGILLLSIFEKEQDDAELKAEGIKIDKKYRVGAIAILFPILYMIIDGMGTFLDSYYLEYRKLMPEDQANMSYELTFFIVALILWGYLEWVKKEPVFVLQEKDKGLAAIFETLGQFFYVGAVSTKEAIIVAPLISAYAIVSVILGRIFLKEKLKAKHYFVIAAIMIGIMILGFYDA; from the coding sequence ATGTGGTTTGTAGCAGCGCTAATAACTATCTTGGCTTGGGGGACGGCGGATCTTTTTTATAAGAAAGGGAATGATCCCAATGATAGTCATAGTGCGATGAAGACTACTATTATGGTAGGGATCGTTATGGGTCTTCACGTTCTATTTTATTATGTCATTTATGAAGGTATTCGGTATGATTGGCACAATTTGATATTGTATTTACCAGTGTCAGCGATGTATATCTTGTCAATGGCCATTGGCTATTTTGGTTTACGCTATATTGAAGTTTCTATTTCTTCTCCTATTAGTAATTCCTCTGGAGCTGTGACTGCGGTATTAGGTTTTTTAATTATGGGTAATAGTGTCAGTTGGTTACAGTTTGTGGCTATTTTTATAATCTTAATTGGCATTTTACTCTTATCGATTTTTGAAAAGGAACAAGACGATGCAGAACTTAAAGCCGAAGGAATTAAAATTGATAAAAAATATCGTGTGGGAGCAATTGCAATTTTGTTTCCTATTTTATATATGATTATTGACGGAATGGGCACATTTCTTGATAGCTATTATTTGGAATATCGTAAGTTGATGCCTGAAGATCAAGCCAATATGAGTTATGAATTAACTTTTTTTATTGTTGCCTTAATTTTATGGGGGTATCTGGAATGGGTGAAAAAAGAACCTGTCTTTGTTTTACAGGAAAAAGATAAAGGTTTAGCAGCAATTTTTGAAACCTTAGGACAATTTTTTTATGTCGGTGCTGTCTCAACGAAAGAGGCAATTATTGTTGCACCACTAATTTCAGCATATGCCATTGTATCAGTTATTTTAGGACGTATTTTTCTAAAGGAAAAATTAAAAGCCAAACACTATTTCGTCATTGCTGCTATCATGATTGGCATTATGATTCTAGGTTTTTATGATGCATAA
- the def gene encoding peptide deformylase, translated as MITMDDIIREGNPTLREVAKEVPMPPTTEEKKLGEEMLEFLKNSQDPIKAEEMHLRGGVGLAAPQLNISKRLIAVHVPSNDPENDTPVISTVMFNPKILSHSVQDACLGEGEGCLSVDREVPGYVVRHARVTVSYYDENGVKHKRRLKNYEAIVVQHEIDHLNGVMFYDHINEENPFSLKEGVLVIE; from the coding sequence ATGATTACGATGGATGACATCATTAGAGAAGGAAATCCCACTTTACGGGAAGTTGCCAAAGAAGTACCTATGCCCCCAACTACAGAAGAAAAAAAACTAGGGGAAGAAATGTTAGAGTTTCTAAAAAACAGCCAAGATCCCATTAAGGCAGAAGAAATGCATCTCCGTGGTGGCGTTGGATTAGCAGCACCACAATTAAATATTTCAAAACGCCTAATCGCAGTACACGTACCTAGTAACGATCCTGAAAATGATACACCTGTTATTAGTACGGTTATGTTCAATCCGAAAATCTTGAGTCATTCTGTCCAAGATGCTTGTTTAGGTGAAGGCGAGGGCTGTTTATCTGTTGATCGTGAAGTACCTGGCTATGTTGTTCGTCACGCTCGTGTTACTGTATCTTACTATGACGAAAACGGAGTTAAACATAAACGTCGTCTTAAAAACTACGAAGCAATTGTAGTGCAACATGAAATCGATCATCTGAATGGGGTTATGTTCTATGATCACATTAACGAAGAAAATCCATTCTCGCTAAAAGAAGGCGTATTGGTAATTGAGTAA